The following is a genomic window from Balneolaceae bacterium.
CACACCCCTAAATCCCTCTCAAGAGGGGACTGTTCGCTCAATCCGCATTCACTACTATCGCCAATTGTACATAAATCCCTCTCAATACTAATCTTACTTGTTCCGAAGGTCTCCTTCGGTATCTGTTTAGCGTCCTGGCAGAGTGCGATAGCTCCTGCCAGAGTCGCGTGGATCGGTTTTCGAGGGGAATGCCTTATCCCACAACTCTCATATGTTACATCTCCCATATGATTTGGAAATGTAACCATTTGAAACGTTTTTATGAACATTGCTGAACAAGGAATGGGTCTGGTACTTCCTTCCCAACTCTAAACACCAGTTCGAGCACCGCTTGTGCTGGATGTACTCTGTCAGGTATATCCGGGCCCATTTTTCTGTCGTTGACCTCCAACAGTACCTATTGTAATTGCTTTCGAGTCGGCTCGTAGCAATATCACCAATTTATGAGACATGCTGGGTGCGTCAGGATCCTGTTTAGCGTTTAAATGTGAACCAAAACTTCATAATACCCATGATTTACAGCCTTGGTACCGATATGTCCAAAGATGAGTTCAGTGCGTGTCTGCAACGCTACAATCTTTACGAACAAACCTACCATCTACTTGCCCGCAAAACTTTTGCAAACAAACTCTCTGGTTTTAAAGCCTGTATGCGTTGGTTGAGGAGACACACCAACAAACAACCAGCCCCGGTTCGTGTGACGATGGAAGCCACCGGCGTGTATTATGAACCACTGGCCCTGCATATTGGCCAGCATCACCCGGAGATTCATCTGGCCGTGGTCCTGCCCAGTCAATCAAAAAAGTTTATCGAATCTCAGGGATATCGCAGTAAAACCGATAAAATTGATGCTGAGGGACTCTCGCTGATGGGAGCCGAACGCAAGCTGTCTGCGTGGAAGGGAATCGATCCGTTTTGGCGGGAATTGCGGTCCATGACCCGTACGCGTTCGGAATTGTTGGAGCAGCGCACACAGTTGCGTAACCAACTTCACGCCCTTTCCCACAGCGGGCAGCCAGCCCGTTATGTTGACGGAGCTCTACAGGAGTGTATTCAGACACTCAGTGAGCAAATTGACA
Proteins encoded in this region:
- a CDS encoding IS110 family transposase, coding for MIYSLGTDMSKDEFSACLQRYNLYEQTYHLLARKTFANKLSGFKACMRWLRRHTNKQPAPVRVTMEATGVYYEPLALHIGQHHPEIHLAVVLPSQSKKFIESQGYRSKTDKIDAEGLSLMGAERKLSAWKGIDPFWRELRSMTRTRSELLEQRTQLRNQLHALSHSGQPARYVDGALQECIQTLSEQIDKLTRLIKKHLKSRNDLKTSVACLKSIPGIGMLTIACILAETNGFAEFHSISQLISFSGYDVVVKQSGKWTGQPKISKKGSKYIRKTMYMPASTIVRCERGPVYELYQRLLSVHNVKMKAHVAVQKKLLTYMYVLWNKQQTFDPDVIQNQRNQHQTKIAPPSADGEATVDTSHAKAS